One genomic region from Nostoc sphaeroides encodes:
- a CDS encoding ATP-grasp domain-containing protein: MLDNVSLLLQACENLNISYEIFNPAENLIKIQLNNKQHYFCNYSTPLINQAVAKIIKDKEYTYHILKQKVKIPRTVGFLSPFCDIQYKMYLKFPTIQDIVLEIKEKFETPVIVKRNSGSGGHNVFLCQNQDEIETALKEIFNINHKYDYVAIAQEYIHIKSEYRAVFLNKELVLLYEKDISNAEFAGNLSPLHWNGAKANYINDPQILSDIANFAKPIFEELDLDYGGLDIVLDRDNQYWLIEINSHPNYTIFTRDNGEEPVLKVFEKMLISLASK, translated from the coding sequence ATGTTAGATAATGTTTCGCTACTGCTCCAAGCTTGTGAAAACTTAAACATCAGCTATGAAATTTTTAACCCGGCTGAAAACTTAATAAAAATTCAACTCAATAATAAACAGCATTATTTTTGTAACTATAGCACTCCGTTAATTAATCAAGCAGTAGCAAAAATTATAAAAGACAAAGAGTACACTTACCATATTTTAAAGCAAAAGGTTAAAATTCCTCGGACAGTAGGTTTTCTCTCGCCTTTTTGTGACATCCAATATAAGATGTATTTAAAATTTCCAACTATTCAAGATATCGTATTAGAGATTAAAGAAAAATTTGAAACACCTGTTATTGTCAAAAGGAATTCTGGCTCTGGTGGACATAACGTTTTTTTATGCCAAAATCAAGATGAAATTGAAACTGCTTTAAAAGAGATTTTCAATATTAATCACAAGTATGATTACGTTGCGATCGCTCAAGAATATATTCACATTAAATCTGAATATAGAGCGGTTTTCTTAAATAAAGAGTTAGTTTTGCTCTATGAAAAAGATATAAGTAATGCAGAGTTTGCGGGTAACCTCAGCCCTCTGCACTGGAATGGTGCAAAAGCAAACTATATCAACGATCCACAAATATTGTCAGATATTGCTAATTTTGCTAAACCAATTTTTGAAGAATTAGACCTTGATTATGGTGGTTTAGATATTGTATTAGATCGAGATAACCAATATTGGTTAATTGAAATCAACTCTCACCCAAATTATACGATTTTCACTAGAGACAATGGAGAAGAGCCTGTGTTGAAAGTTTTTGAAAAAATGCTTATTAGCCTGGCCTCAAAATAA
- a CDS encoding metallophosphoesterase family protein: MNLKRRQFLFLSSFSAIGTGFLAWMLADKNHQTADITDSTTAIAATPAKKDLLLRFVSVADTGTGAKGQYAVAGAMNAYHKRNPYDLVVLAGDNIYNNGEIEKISAVFERPYQYLLKLGVKFQACLGNHDIRTENGDPQVKYAGFNMKGRYYTFKRNQVQFFALDTNSNADWKNQLTWLEKELSLSNAPWKVVFGHHPIYSSGQYGSNPDFIKTFTPLFKKHGVQLYINGHEHSYERTRAINGTTYLICGAGAGNRPVGRSEWTKYSTSDLSFASYEVYKDRIEVSAIATDNRIFDKGIIQLKSA, translated from the coding sequence ATGAACCTCAAACGCCGTCAATTTTTATTTTTAAGTAGCTTCAGCGCCATTGGTACGGGATTTTTAGCCTGGATGTTAGCTGATAAAAATCATCAAACTGCTGATATCACCGATTCGACAACAGCTATAGCCGCCACCCCAGCCAAAAAAGACTTGTTATTACGTTTTGTGTCTGTGGCTGATACAGGGACTGGGGCTAAAGGACAGTATGCTGTGGCTGGAGCGATGAACGCATATCACAAGCGAAATCCTTATGATTTAGTTGTTTTAGCTGGAGACAACATTTACAACAACGGCGAAATTGAGAAAATCAGTGCAGTTTTTGAGCGTCCTTATCAATATCTACTAAAACTTGGTGTGAAATTTCAGGCTTGTTTAGGTAATCACGATATTCGGACTGAAAATGGCGATCCACAAGTCAAGTATGCTGGCTTTAATATGAAGGGACGTTATTATACATTTAAACGTAATCAAGTACAATTTTTCGCTTTAGATACTAACAGTAATGCTGATTGGAAAAACCAGCTAACTTGGTTAGAAAAAGAATTAAGTCTTAGTAATGCTCCTTGGAAAGTTGTATTTGGCCATCATCCAATTTATTCATCGGGTCAGTATGGGAGTAATCCAGATTTTATTAAAACTTTCACTCCTCTATTTAAAAAACACGGCGTTCAACTTTACATCAATGGTCACGAACACAGTTATGAACGCACTCGTGCTATTAATGGTACAACTTATTTAATTTGTGGGGCAGGTGCTGGTAATCGTCCTGTAGGGCGCTCTGAGTGGACAAAGTATTCTACGAGTGATTTAAGTTTTGCCTCTTATGAGGTGTATAAAGATAGAATAGAAGTAAGTGCGATCGCTACTGATAATCGCATTTTTGATAAAGGTATTATTCAATTAAAATCAGCTTAG
- a CDS encoding sensor histidine kinase produces MAKASRSRRYTVHCDRFAHIDIIDSGSGIPPEIQTRIFEPFFTTKSVGRGSGLGLETVRRIVENRHHGMLSFESHSGRTCFTICLPLTKEDSRYSLAK; encoded by the coding sequence TTGGCAAAAGCTAGCAGATCAAGAAGGTATACCGTGCATTGCGATCGCTTTGCTCATATTGACATTATCGATTCTGGCAGTGGAATTCCACCTGAAATTCAAACGCGCATTTTTGAACCCTTCTTCACCACTAAATCAGTGGGACGTGGTTCAGGACTTGGTTTGGAAACCGTTCGCCGGATTGTAGAAAATCGCCATCACGGTATGCTCTCATTTGAGTCGCACTCAGGTAGAACTTGTTTCACCATCTGCTTGCCTTTGACCAAAGAGGATTCGCGTTACAGTCTTGCAAAGTAA
- a CDS encoding DUF4327 family protein: MNTTVKYDIEVIKEDALQLVKKRLVNRQQSIYTLCKYIPHPDWVNFELELEKNEFLLRDRIIDLLNHELWEDD; this comes from the coding sequence ATGAATACTACGGTTAAATACGACATTGAGGTTATCAAGGAAGATGCACTTCAACTTGTAAAAAAGAGACTTGTTAACCGTCAGCAGTCAATTTATACCCTCTGTAAATATATTCCTCATCCTGACTGGGTTAATTTTGAACTTGAGTTAGAAAAAAACGAATTTTTGCTCAGAGATAGAATCATCGACCTCCTGAATCACGAATTGTGGGAAGATGATTGA
- a CDS encoding cysteine desulfurase-like protein, protein MLLNLDKVRQYFPALAGEWTFFDNAGGSQTLKKVVDRISEFLLSSDVQLGASYAVSQLAGERLALATRGMATFINANSYKEVVMGPSTTMMLKVLSICLGQTFTPGDEIIVTNCDHEANIGAWVALEKQGMKVKVWQIRPDTLELHLADLEPLMSQRTKLVALTHASNVLGTINPIKEIAAFVHDRNAMICVDGVAYAPHRLVDVQDLDVDFYTLSCYKVYGPHHALLYGKEEHLLRLPGLNHYFIDQTDIPYKFQLGNVNFELSYGMLGLCDYLSELAQLHYGEQTAPDLRNQMVQAFDLISIHEEHISDRLLNYLNSKSNVRVIGQSKADRKFRVPTISFVVDGMNSSTIPAKIDQHYIAIRYGDFYAKRLIEYLGLASQGGIVRVSMVHYNTLEEVNSLIEAFEQVF, encoded by the coding sequence ATGCTTTTGAATCTTGATAAAGTTCGGCAATATTTTCCCGCTCTAGCTGGTGAATGGACATTTTTTGATAATGCTGGCGGCTCACAAACCCTGAAAAAAGTAGTAGATAGAATTAGCGAATTCCTCCTGAGTTCTGATGTCCAGTTGGGAGCTTCTTATGCAGTTTCTCAACTTGCAGGAGAACGATTGGCTTTAGCAACTAGAGGAATGGCTACTTTCATTAATGCCAATTCTTATAAAGAAGTGGTTATGGGCCCATCTACTACGATGATGTTAAAAGTTCTTTCTATTTGTCTTGGTCAAACCTTTACGCCTGGTGATGAAATTATTGTGACTAATTGTGACCATGAGGCCAATATTGGTGCTTGGGTGGCTCTCGAAAAACAAGGAATGAAGGTTAAAGTGTGGCAAATTCGCCCAGACACCCTGGAACTTCATTTAGCAGATTTAGAACCTTTGATGAGTCAGCGTACAAAACTAGTAGCTTTGACTCATGCTTCTAATGTTCTGGGAACCATCAATCCTATCAAAGAAATTGCTGCATTTGTACACGATCGCAACGCGATGATTTGTGTGGATGGTGTAGCTTATGCACCCCACAGGTTAGTTGATGTCCAAGATTTGGATGTTGATTTCTATACTTTGAGTTGTTATAAAGTTTACGGGCCACATCATGCTTTACTTTATGGCAAAGAAGAACATTTATTAAGATTACCTGGTCTTAACCATTATTTTATTGACCAAACAGATATACCTTATAAATTTCAGTTAGGGAATGTCAATTTTGAATTAAGTTATGGCATGTTGGGTTTATGTGATTATCTAAGTGAATTAGCACAATTACACTACGGCGAACAAACTGCACCTGATTTGAGAAATCAAATGGTGCAAGCGTTTGATTTAATTAGCATACATGAAGAACATATTAGCGATCGCCTCTTAAATTACCTTAACAGCAAGTCTAATGTGCGAGTAATTGGTCAATCAAAAGCTGACCGTAAATTTCGTGTACCAACTATATCTTTTGTCGTAGATGGAATGAATAGCTCAACCATTCCGGCAAAAATTGACCAACATTATATTGCGATTCGCTACGGAGACTTTTATGCTAAACGGCTGATTGAATACCTGGGTTTAGCCTCGCAAGGTGGAATAGTCCGGGTGAGTATGGTGCATTACAATACTCTTGAGGAAGTTAACAGTTTGATTGAGGCTTTTGAACAGGTATTTTAA
- a CDS encoding molybdopterin molybdotransferase MoeA has protein sequence MVSVSDAQAIILNLVQPLNHQQDTEVVDLLVADSRILAVPVTSPLDFPHWDNSAMDGYAVRYEDVQHSSENPAVLEIVEDIPAGYQPKSTIQPGQAARIFTGAVIPAGADTVVMQEKTRREENRVFILDAPKPQEFVRHKASFYQSGTQLLPAGIKLNAPEIAVLAAAQCPQLSVYRRPRVAIFSTGDELMTVDQPLQPGQIVDSNQYALAALVRQSGAEPILLGIVKDDPVALEKVIAHAVAIADIVLSSGGVSVGDYDYVDKILESLKAKIHIRSVEMRPGKPLTVATFSSTDAINHTDAINHTDAINPTDAINPTDAINPTDAINPTDAINRVSTNSPLYFGLPGNPAAVLVTFWRFVLPAIKKLSGITEGWEPVFLKVRSHHELRSNGKRETYLWGKLHLIDGVYEFHQADGSQSSGNLINLAQTNALAVLPVGKTLIYPQEEVQVLQLSNGSIQFS, from the coding sequence ATGGTATCAGTCAGCGATGCACAAGCAATTATTTTAAATTTAGTACAACCGTTGAATCACCAACAAGATACAGAAGTTGTCGATTTATTAGTAGCAGATAGTCGGATTTTGGCAGTACCTGTCACCAGTCCGCTAGATTTTCCCCATTGGGATAATTCGGCAATGGATGGCTACGCAGTTCGCTACGAAGATGTACAGCATAGCAGCGAAAACCCAGCCGTTTTAGAAATTGTTGAAGATATTCCGGCTGGGTATCAGCCCAAGTCTACAATTCAACCAGGGCAAGCCGCGCGGATTTTCACAGGTGCGGTGATCCCAGCAGGTGCGGATACTGTAGTCATGCAAGAAAAGACACGCCGCGAGGAAAACCGTGTATTTATTCTGGATGCGCCAAAACCGCAAGAATTTGTCAGACACAAAGCATCTTTTTATCAATCTGGAACACAATTACTACCAGCAGGAATTAAATTAAATGCTCCAGAAATTGCCGTATTGGCGGCAGCACAATGTCCGCAATTAAGTGTTTATCGCCGTCCGCGTGTGGCAATTTTTTCCACCGGTGATGAGTTGATGACAGTTGATCAACCCTTGCAACCAGGGCAAATTGTCGATTCTAATCAGTATGCGCTAGCAGCTTTGGTGAGACAAAGTGGCGCAGAACCAATACTTTTAGGCATAGTCAAAGATGATCCAGTTGCTTTGGAGAAAGTTATTGCCCATGCTGTTGCGATCGCTGATATAGTTCTCTCTTCTGGTGGTGTCTCAGTAGGAGATTATGACTATGTTGATAAAATTCTAGAGTCACTAAAAGCAAAAATCCACATTCGCTCTGTAGAAATGAGGCCAGGAAAACCCCTCACCGTCGCTACATTCTCCAGCACAGACGCGATTAATCATACAGACGCGATTAATCATACAGACGCGATTAATCCTACAGACGCGATTAATCCTACAGACGCGATTAATCCTACAGACGCGATTAATCCTACAGACGCGATTAATCGCGTCTCTACAAACTCGCCACTTTATTTTGGTTTACCAGGAAACCCTGCTGCTGTATTGGTGACATTTTGGCGGTTTGTGCTACCAGCAATCAAGAAACTTTCGGGAATTACTGAAGGTTGGGAACCAGTGTTTTTGAAAGTGCGATCGCATCATGAGTTGCGATCGAATGGCAAACGCGAAACTTACCTTTGGGGTAAATTGCATTTAATTGATGGAGTTTACGAATTTCATCAAGCTGATGGTAGTCAAAGTTCCGGCAATTTAATTAATTTAGCTCAAACCAATGCTTTAGCTGTTCTCCCAGTGGGTAAAACATTAATTTACCCACAAGAAGAGGTGCAAGTTTTGCAGCTTAGTAATGGATCAATACAGTTCAGTTAA
- a CDS encoding serine/threonine protein kinase, with translation MSHITQRAVHCINPDCQRPYPQPWGNKFCNSCGAPLELLDRYVPLQALGSGGFAQIYTVWDEKTQTEKVLKVLVEDSPKALELFTQEAAVLSNLHHPGVPRVDTEGYFQVQLFNPKPHQLPCLVMEKINGQTLEEILKKFPQGCPEDLVLNWFAQAVQILQELHKRQILHRDIKPSNLMLGTSSPSLTPPQGQTGGDRLVLIDFGGAKQFSASKLRSQSSSTRLFSSGYSPPEQVTGGIVGPNADFYALGRTMIELLTGKYPLELEDQQTGKLRWRTTVNVNPQLADLLDEMVQEDVRSRPANAAIIQKRLAKISQPLPPPGLFAQLRDNLKQVSTQVSQRFTQLIQAIEQVLANFSQAVTKTVIFIAQTIIKILQACLATIWAMILAYVGACFGAIAGFILAYHTSLGRQVVEFIWNQQNQLMPNTQPVFGADILVFVAAGWGTAWGLTVSGCFGQQRRFLVASLMGMISYGFGWLILQLITPKDSGEGLVAVILVGVCLLTLSLGLRSHQIVYAVFAAFGSAIAYAVLILLRLAPPIFQFSSQPGWSELQLPLIFFGSVGVFISFWLGVSYYLIVPGLRFLGWR, from the coding sequence GTGTCTCACATCACTCAGAGGGCGGTTCACTGTATAAATCCTGATTGTCAACGTCCTTATCCTCAGCCTTGGGGAAACAAATTTTGCAACAGTTGTGGCGCACCGCTAGAACTGTTAGACCGCTATGTTCCACTTCAGGCTTTGGGGTCGGGAGGATTTGCTCAAATTTACACGGTTTGGGATGAAAAAACTCAAACAGAGAAAGTGCTGAAGGTGTTGGTAGAAGATTCACCAAAGGCACTGGAGTTATTTACCCAAGAAGCGGCGGTTTTATCTAATTTGCACCATCCAGGTGTCCCCAGAGTCGATACCGAAGGGTATTTTCAGGTACAACTGTTTAACCCCAAACCGCACCAATTGCCTTGTCTGGTAATGGAAAAAATCAATGGGCAAACTTTAGAGGAGATATTAAAAAAGTTTCCCCAAGGGTGTCCAGAGGATTTGGTTTTAAATTGGTTTGCTCAAGCTGTACAGATTTTACAAGAATTACATAAACGTCAGATTCTTCACCGGGATATCAAACCTTCTAATTTAATGCTGGGCACTTCTTCGCCATCTTTAACCCCGCCACAAGGGCAAACAGGGGGCGATCGCTTAGTACTAATTGATTTTGGCGGGGCAAAACAATTTAGCGCCTCTAAGCTGCGTTCTCAGTCTAGTTCCACCCGATTATTTTCTTCTGGCTACAGTCCACCAGAACAGGTGACTGGCGGGATTGTTGGGCCAAATGCTGATTTTTATGCCCTTGGTCGAACGATGATTGAACTATTAACAGGCAAGTACCCGCTAGAATTGGAAGATCAGCAAACGGGTAAATTGCGGTGGCGAACTACGGTAAATGTCAACCCCCAATTGGCAGATTTGCTGGATGAGATGGTGCAGGAAGATGTGCGATCGCGTCCAGCGAATGCAGCTATAATTCAAAAACGTTTGGCGAAAATTTCTCAACCATTACCGCCACCAGGATTATTTGCCCAACTGCGAGATAACCTTAAGCAAGTCTCAACGCAAGTTTCCCAAAGATTTACACAGCTAATACAAGCGATTGAACAAGTTTTAGCTAACTTTAGCCAAGCTGTAACCAAAACCGTTATTTTTATTGCTCAGACAATCATCAAAATTTTGCAAGCTTGTTTGGCGACGATTTGGGCGATGATTCTGGCTTATGTTGGCGCTTGTTTTGGTGCGATCGCAGGTTTTATTTTGGCATATCACACCAGCTTGGGTCGTCAGGTTGTGGAATTTATCTGGAATCAGCAAAACCAATTAATGCCAAATACTCAACCCGTCTTTGGGGCAGATATTTTGGTATTCGTCGCCGCAGGCTGGGGAACCGCTTGGGGACTGACAGTATCCGGGTGTTTTGGTCAACAGCGACGCTTTTTAGTAGCGTCGCTGATGGGCATGATTAGCTATGGCTTCGGCTGGTTGATTTTGCAATTAATCACACCCAAAGATAGCGGTGAGGGCTTAGTGGCAGTAATTTTAGTGGGAGTTTGCCTACTTACCTTGAGCTTAGGACTTCGCAGCCATCAGATAGTGTATGCTGTGTTTGCTGCCTTTGGTAGTGCGATCGCCTATGCAGTTTTGATTCTTTTGAGGTTAGCGCCTCCGATTTTCCAATTCTCAAGTCAACCAGGCTGGTCAGAGTTACAGTTACCTCTGATTTTTTTTGGTTCTGTAGGCGTCTTTATTAGCTTCTGGTTAGGAGTGAGTTACTACCTAATTGTCCCAGGATTGCGGTTTTTAGGATGGCGTTAA
- the rpsU gene encoding 30S ribosomal protein S21, whose translation MTQVIVGDNEHIESALRRFKREVSKAGIFPDMRKHRHFETPLEKRKRKEVAKHRQSKRSFRN comes from the coding sequence ATGACCCAAGTAATTGTAGGTGACAATGAACACATTGAATCAGCCTTACGGCGATTTAAGCGAGAAGTTTCCAAGGCTGGAATTTTTCCAGATATGAGAAAGCATCGTCATTTTGAAACCCCTCTAGAAAAACGCAAGCGCAAAGAAGTTGCCAAGCACAGACAAAGCAAGAGAAGCTTTCGTAACTAA
- a CDS encoding RNA recognition motif domain-containing protein, whose translation MSIYVGNLSYDVTQEDLSGIFAEYGTVKRVQVPTDRETGRPRGFAFVEMGTEAEEAAAIEALDGAEWMGRDLKVNKAKPKEDRGDRGSFGGGRGGYGGGGGGGRNRY comes from the coding sequence ATGTCAATTTATGTAGGTAACCTCTCGTATGACGTTACACAAGAAGATTTAAGTGGTATTTTTGCAGAATATGGTACTGTAAAACGGGTTCAAGTACCTACTGACCGTGAAACAGGTCGTCCACGCGGCTTTGCTTTTGTGGAAATGGGAACCGAAGCTGAAGAAGCAGCTGCCATAGAAGCTCTCGATGGTGCTGAGTGGATGGGTCGTGACCTGAAAGTGAACAAGGCTAAACCCAAAGAAGATAGAGGTGACAGAGGTTCCTTCGGTGGTGGTAGAGGAGGATACGGCGGTGGTGGCGGCGGTGGACGCAACCGCTACTAA
- a CDS encoding tetratricopeptide repeat protein, with amino-acid sequence MKYLFLIWVLILSLIAPSAAIADEKPLYVYAQARQPYSLISGVGTIHHPVSTSNPQAQEFFDQGLNLIYAFNHDEAVRSFQYAAKLDPHLAIAYWGIALALGPNINLAIDPNRELAAYQAVQQALALSTQASAEERDYISALAKRYSQDVDADLYQLAADYAKAMATLVKRYPDDLDAATLYAESLMDLHPWQHWTKDGKPQPDTEEIVAILESVLKRNPNHTGANHYYIHAVEASPAPERALVSAKRLGTLAPTAGHLVHMPSHIYFRVGDYEGAMQANKQAIAQDDIYIKKYQVQGTYAMMYYNHNIHFLMVASSMAGKYKDALQSAETLVANATAIDPYAPMLEGFLGSKMLIQTRFSDWDAILKTPVPDAKLPTTTALWHFARGMAEAATGKLEDAASESRALLTAKQEISSEATIGFSPASRILDIASKVLDAKIARQKHDYESAILLLKKAVAVEDTLDYVEPPDWYFPTRESLGAVLLAKGDYAQAEKVFRADLEKYPHNGRSLFGLQASLQALGKDKAAQLVKAELETAWKGDNKQLDIANMY; translated from the coding sequence ATGAAGTACTTATTTCTAATTTGGGTGCTTATACTCTCTTTAATCGCTCCTAGTGCAGCGATCGCTGACGAAAAGCCGCTTTACGTCTACGCTCAAGCAAGACAGCCCTATAGTTTAATATCTGGAGTTGGGACAATCCACCATCCAGTTTCCACTTCTAATCCCCAAGCGCAAGAGTTTTTCGATCAGGGATTAAATTTGATTTACGCTTTCAATCATGATGAGGCGGTGCGTTCTTTTCAATACGCTGCCAAACTCGATCCACATTTGGCGATCGCATATTGGGGTATTGCTCTAGCTCTAGGCCCTAATATTAACTTAGCAATCGACCCCAACCGAGAATTAGCTGCTTACCAAGCAGTACAGCAAGCTTTAGCACTTTCCACCCAAGCATCTGCCGAAGAACGAGACTACATTAGCGCCTTAGCAAAACGTTACTCTCAAGATGTCGATGCAGACTTGTATCAATTAGCGGCAGACTACGCAAAAGCAATGGCAACCCTAGTCAAACGCTATCCAGATGATTTGGATGCGGCGACGCTTTACGCTGAAAGCTTGATGGATCTGCATCCTTGGCAGCACTGGACTAAAGATGGCAAGCCACAGCCAGATACAGAAGAAATTGTGGCTATTTTAGAATCAGTTCTCAAACGTAACCCAAATCATACCGGAGCTAATCATTACTATATTCATGCAGTGGAAGCCTCACCTGCTCCAGAACGGGCCCTTGTGAGTGCCAAACGACTGGGAACCCTAGCACCAACAGCCGGACACTTGGTACACATGCCAAGTCATATTTATTTTCGTGTAGGAGATTATGAAGGGGCAATGCAAGCAAATAAGCAGGCGATCGCTCAAGATGATATTTACATCAAAAAATATCAAGTCCAGGGCACTTACGCCATGATGTACTACAACCACAACATACATTTTCTCATGGTGGCCAGTAGCATGGCAGGAAAATATAAAGATGCTCTCCAATCCGCAGAGACGTTAGTCGCAAATGCTACTGCAATTGACCCGTATGCACCAATGCTTGAGGGATTCCTGGGCAGCAAAATGCTGATTCAAACACGCTTTAGTGATTGGGATGCCATCTTAAAAACTCCCGTCCCCGATGCTAAATTGCCTACTACCACAGCACTTTGGCATTTTGCTCGCGGTATGGCGGAAGCAGCCACAGGCAAACTTGAAGATGCAGCAAGTGAAAGTCGGGCATTACTTACCGCCAAACAAGAAATTTCTAGCGAAGCAACTATTGGATTCAGTCCCGCCAGTCGTATTTTAGACATTGCCTCTAAAGTTCTAGATGCCAAAATTGCTAGACAAAAGCATGATTATGAATCTGCCATTTTATTGCTAAAAAAAGCGGTGGCAGTAGAAGATACCCTTGATTACGTGGAACCACCAGACTGGTACTTTCCGACGCGGGAATCTTTGGGTGCTGTGCTTTTGGCTAAAGGTGACTATGCACAGGCTGAAAAAGTCTTTCGTGCTGATCTAGAAAAATATCCCCATAATGGGCGTTCTCTATTTGGTTTGCAGGCAAGTTTGCAAGCACTGGGCAAAGATAAGGCTGCTCAACTTGTCAAAGCCGAATTGGAAACAGCTTGGAAAGGTGATAATAAGCAACTTGATATAGCCAACATGTATTGA
- a CDS encoding CsbD family protein — translation MSIEDRAKAFAKNVEGKVQEAVGEVTGDPKDKAEGKAKQAESQVRHTAENIKDEVKKTLE, via the coding sequence ATGAGTATCGAAGATAGAGCAAAAGCTTTTGCTAAAAACGTCGAAGGTAAAGTCCAAGAGGCGGTTGGTGAAGTAACCGGCGATCCTAAAGATAAGGCTGAAGGTAAAGCTAAACAAGCTGAATCACAAGTCCGCCACACTGCTGAGAATATCAAAGATGAAGTTAAAAAGACTTTAGAATAG
- a CDS encoding hybrid sensor histidine kinase/response regulator, translating into MSLTKTVKKDKILVVDDIFDNLLVLEAVLEDEGYEISLVEDSKIALAMVEESPPDLILLDVMMPEIDGYEFTRRIRRNPALPFIPILLLTAHYASSVVEGLDAGADDFIRKPFDPDELHARVRSLLRLKHSIDERDQMANLRADFVSRFTHDLRIPLVASNRVLKLLLEGRFCDVSPQLQEIIDTMIGSNQDLLEMVNTLLEVYRHEAGCKTLKISPCNIQELVSEVSLELTPLAEEKGLAVNIDRDETASTVMGDRVELRRVLTNIIGNAIKFTDKGSVDIHCYSTPVAVTIDIQDTGPGISKQDQAILFERFRQGKHQRSGSGLGLYLSRYIIEAHQGTIDVTSEPGKGSTFTIRLPVAGEN; encoded by the coding sequence ATGTCTTTAACTAAAACTGTCAAAAAAGATAAAATTCTGGTTGTAGATGATATTTTTGATAATTTACTGGTCTTAGAAGCTGTCTTAGAAGATGAGGGCTATGAAATTAGCTTAGTCGAAGATAGCAAAATTGCTCTGGCTATGGTTGAGGAGTCGCCGCCAGACTTAATTCTCTTAGATGTGATGATGCCGGAGATAGATGGGTATGAATTTACTCGACGCATCCGGCGGAATCCGGCGTTGCCATTTATCCCCATTTTGCTGCTCACGGCTCACTATGCGTCTAGCGTTGTGGAAGGACTCGATGCTGGTGCAGATGACTTTATTCGTAAACCATTCGATCCTGATGAACTTCATGCACGAGTGCGATCGCTCCTGCGCCTGAAGCATAGTATCGACGAACGAGATCAGATGGCTAACCTGCGGGCAGATTTTGTCTCCCGTTTTACTCACGATTTACGCATCCCACTAGTAGCCTCTAACCGCGTATTAAAATTATTGCTGGAAGGCAGGTTTTGCGATGTTTCGCCACAATTGCAAGAAATAATTGATACCATGATTGGCAGTAATCAAGACCTGCTGGAAATGGTAAATACCTTGCTAGAAGTTTATCGTCACGAAGCGGGCTGTAAAACCTTAAAAATTTCTCCCTGCAATATTCAGGAATTAGTTAGTGAAGTTTCTCTAGAATTAACTCCCTTAGCTGAAGAAAAAGGATTAGCTGTAAATATTGATCGAGATGAAACTGCAAGTACTGTCATGGGCGATCGCGTCGAACTGCGGCGAGTTTTGACAAATATTATCGGCAATGCCATCAAATTTACAGACAAAGGTTCTGTAGATATTCACTGCTATTCTACTCCGGTAGCTGTGACTATTGATATCCAAGATACAGGGCCAGGAATTTCTAAACAAGACCAGGCAATATTATTCGAGCGATTTCGCCAAGGGAAACACCAACGCTCTGGTAGTGGTTTGGGACTATATCTATCTCGCTACATTATTGAAGCACATCAAGGCACAATCGATGTGACATCTGAACCAGGGAAGGGCAGTACATTCACGATTCGTCTACCTGTAGCTGGCGAAAACTAA